cctcctcgtcccctcacGCTCCCTTCCTGCATCTTTCAtcaacatctatctctctcccttttattcgcTCCCTCCACGCTGACCGGCcgcatctcgccccccccccccccctcccccattcagcGTCCGTCCTTGGGAACCTGTCTGcagcctccacccccctccccttcccccggccCCCACCCTCccgctccttttcctccctctttctccccatcattcccctctcctcacccttcctccccttaactctcttccccctatcctctccctttcgccccttccctcgcctctcctctccctttctccccttccctcgcctctcctctccctttctccccttccctcgcctctcctctcccttttctccccttccctcgcctctcctctccctttctccccttccctcgcctctcctctccctttctccccttccctcgcctctcctctccctttctccccttccctcgcctctcctctccctttctccccttccctcgcctctcctctccctttctccccttccctcgcctctcctctccctttctccccttccctcgcctctcctctccctttctccccttccctcgcctctcctctccctttctccccttccctcgcctctcctctccctttctccccttccctcgcctctcctctccctttctccccttccctgccctcttcTCCACCTGTCGTCTGGTGGTCgcgatgggaaaaaaaaaaaaaaaaaaaaaaatatatatatatatatatatatatatatatatatattaatcttcgTCTTCATTTTAACGCATTCTCTCATTCCCAAATCGTTCTCGCAAGGAACCGGACAGATAAGAGAAAGTTACAAATAAAGCAACGTAACAGTAACGGCAACCGTAATAATCCTAATAACTGGTGCGACGATCACTTCATCATGctaaggatgacgatgataatgatgatagtgatgatgaataaCAAAACCAATCCGACAGcataataatgactatattgataagaataagaaaaagaataacagtaataagtagaataaggataagaataagaataagaataaagataaaataaggataagactaagaagaaagagagaaaaaaaaaagacgacgatagagaagaggaagaaccgACAACGACGAAAACGACAGATTTCCACCGCGGAAGAAACAGCAGCACGACAGCTGGTCCTGCTATATCATTGCAAGTGATACCGACAATGgtaaacaataatagcaacaagagcAACTGCAGCAACAGACCCTAACAACACATAACATCAACTGCAACATGGTGACGATACTGGACGAAAAAGAAGGCCCAATTAATATCTGCCCGAGGTtacttcgcaccccccccccccccaccgccaaaGAAGGGTTGCGTCCGCCGAGATAATTGCGAGGCGGTTGTCAGCCCGTCGCCCGCCTGCATGGGGCCCGGCCGCCCGCGACGCCCACCCCAGACACCGCGCCGCCCAACTAGGACGGGGAGCCGTTACGCCGCCACCCTATGGGCTCTGCGACGTTCTGCTGctcgctcactcattctcactcactcactcaccactcacccacccacccacccacccacccactcactcactcactctctcactcactcactcactcactcactcactcactcactcactcactcactcactcactcacccacccacccacccacccacccacccactcactcactcactcactcactcactcacccacccacccacccactcactcactcactcactcactctcactctcactctcactcgctcactcattcactcattcactcttttctttctttctctctctctttctccccttccctccctttctcactctctccacctctctttcccttcgcctatccctccctccctccctccctccctctctttctctgtttctctctctctctctctctctctctctctctctctctctctctctctctctctctctctctctctctctctctctctctctctctctctgtagtctccacacacgcacatacatttccACACCAAACATATCGCACAGGTTATGTAATGTCTGGCTATCATCTAGGTTACCATGTTACCGAAATCTCCATCCACGCCCACAACAGGCTATTAGCCATTAACCCAGAGCAAGTAGTCATTTTGAGGTCGCCACGGCTACCTTCGCCCGCTTGTGCCGATCTAGGCTACCTGATCATTTATGTTAATGATTTTTCCCCAGTCATATTTTCGACAAATGACATTCGCATATTTCGGTGCGAACTCAGCTGGAATCGTGTTCTGACCAAGTCGGCTGCACGGAATTTACCAAATtactaaactgaaaaaaaatattggctgTCCGATAGGGTTAATATCGAGATCTTTGGCTAtcgcattctttctctccttattttctttttgatcCCAGTATTTCATCGTCACACTTCGACGATGTAAAATGTTCGTTTTCTTTACCGAAAGTCtggaaaagggataaaggaaagagagaaaacggagagaataaagaaaatctgCACCGAAGTTACCCCTCCGGTCAGAGCCAATACGTTTTTCGTGAACGCCCAGGGGGAAAAATCAAGCGTCGATGCACATCTGATTAAACTGATTAAAGATAAGCATAAGATGCATCCTCCCCTACTGGACTatttgagaaagagggaggagggggaggagggggagggagggatagagggagggagggagggagggagggagggagggggagagagggaggaagaaaggagggaaggaaggagggagggaggaagagggagcgagagagcgagagagagagagagagagagagagagagagagagagagagagagagagagagagagagagagagagagagagagagagagagaggggggggggggggaagagggagagagaaagggaagagacaaagaaaacagagagcACCGGCACTCCTTCCATGATACACATCCGCTCTGCCACGCACAGCCCCCCTCGATGCACTTCGGAGAACAACCTTATTAAGAAAGCGGTTTCAAAATACAGGGATTCCCACGTCTGATGCTTGCAAGCACGCATAAACATTCTAGGTTAATAGAATCGTTCGAACGGCCATCATTGTAGCATTCTATAAATCTCGATGACATTGGCTCAAATTTCTCAAAAGAACCACTTGCCTGCAACTAAAGTTATAAAGTTACAGACTTGCTTCTGCGGTTTCTAAAATAATGTGTCGAACTtcacaacaagaaaagaaaaattattctcccttcctcctcaaaaCTTTATTTCCCATCCACGTGGAAAAAGGCTGAATTTCACCATTATTGTTCACCGCTCCGTGAATTATGAACAAATTCCACAATAACAAATCACACTACAACCATATGattaaaaatacaagaaaaaataaaaaaagacgtgACCTGCCCTTTAAAAATGTGCAGCAAAAAACGGGTCCAATTAACCTACAAACATTTATCTGCAACAAGTAAGTAAACATCTCTGGGAATCCGAAGGTAGAAAGTGAAATAGCAGTCGCACGAAAATGTTGAGGCGATTAACCTCAATAGCAACGCGGTTCAAGGAAGatgaaatgacgatgatgatgatgatgatgatgatgaaggaggaggaggaggaggaggaggaggaggaggaggaggaggaggaggaggaggaggaggaggaggaggaggaggaggaggagaaggaggaggaggaggaggaaaaggagaaggaggaggaggaggaaaaggaggaggaggagaagaaggagaaggaagagaatgagaatgagaatgaggaggaggaggaggaggaggaggaggaggaggaggaggaggaggaggaggagaagaaggaggagggggagaatgaggaggaggaggagtatgatgaggaggagaatgaggaggaggaggagatggaggaggaggaggaggaggaggaggaggaaggagaggaggaggaggagaagaaggagaaggaggagaaggagaaggagaaggaggagaaggagaaggagcaggagaaggaggaggaggaggaggaggaggaggaggaggaggaggaggaggaggaggaggaggaggaggagaagaaggaggaggagggggagaatgaggaggaggaggagaatgaggaggaggagaaggaggaggaggaggaggaggaggaggaggaggaggaggaggaggaggaggagaaggaggaggaggaggagaaggaggagaaggagaagcagaaggagaagcagaaggagaagaaggagaaggagaagaaggagaaggagaagaaggagaaggagaagaaggagaaggagaaggagaagaaggagaaggagaagaaggagaaggagaagaaggagaaggagaaggagaagaaggagaaggagaagaaggagaaggagaagaaggagaaggagaaggaggagaaggagaaggagaaggagaaggagaagaaggagaaggagaagaaggaggaggaaatgagaatgagaatgagaatgaggaggaggagaagtagaagaaggagaaggagaaggagaaggagaagagggagaagaagaaggagaaaagggagaaggagaaggaggagcagaagaattTGTTTTTAGTAAAATTATTTGAAAAATTACGGCGAGTAGATCCTGTGCACGGTCACCGCAGAAGCGTTTTCTCAGTGTGAGAAAAGTTTGCTCTTTACACGTTCTGTTTCaatcacattttatatatacagcaAGGCTCCACGAAATGTACAGATCTTTGATAACAAAAACTACACTGATGTAACTGTACCAGTTCACGTGGCATCCATGTGAAAATGAAGCTGACATGCACGACTCTACCACTGACTACAATGCCAGTGTGCCTATACACAGACGTACACCGAGTCTAGACAAGTCAGCGCGCACCCACTGCCATTTCAGTCCACACGAGCGCACTCGGACACTTCCAGTCGGTCACACTAAGTGATTGCAATCACTGGACGGACGCAACTCTTAGCACTGCAGGTCACCTGGCCCACCTCGACCCCACCTGCAAGGCCGCTTCACTTTCAGTCCTTGTTGGCGGATCTCGTCTCCTTGCAAAACACGTTTCCATTTCCTAATGTGCACAGTCGAATCAAAAAGATTAAGCTGCCAAGTTGCTGCTCATCACAATGCTCTCGAATAATCTAGCTAACTAACCTATCTCTTTACGAACGACACACTAGGGCTTCCTATGCTGAAGGATTCCCCCAAACCTCTGCTCCCACCCATTTTGTTCCCGTGTCACTCGAGCAcatattctcctccctcccttctcctcggaTCCCGCTCTGCACCACAATCGAAAGGCTCCTGCGCCCGATAGATTCCTAAGGCAGGACCTTCTCCCGCAGTCGTAGTCGTCCGCGTGTCGCGCAGACGGCGAGTCGGCGCTGGTCGGGACGGTGGCCGCCGCTGACCAGGTAAGGCGAGAGACTGAGCGGCGCTGCGCGAGGACGGCAGAGTCCCCCGTCGGCTGCCGCTGACAACGCCTCCTGCCTGGCTTCTTCCAACATGCCTGCACACGCGCCGTCGTGCCCGAAGGACGAGGACGTAatgagaaggggaatgagggcaTCCATACTGAGTGGCAGGGACAACATGAAGgaaggacaggggaagggggaggggcaagctcTGTTCAATTCAAGACATCCGCCAACACTCCGACAGTCCTTCGGGCTAGGGACACAGCGCGGTGTTCTCCGCCCACAAGTAAAGTCAGGCATCAGGCATAGGTGGTCTGGGCATGAAAGACGTCGTGGGCGGGTCGACGCACGTGGTAGGCGTCAGGGAGGGTAAAGCGGTGCAACTTGCAAGGACACACCTACGACAGGTATAACCGTCACTGGGACTCGCACTGCGGTTACATTCCTAATGAATCacacatctctcccccctcccctccctcgctcattcttctctctctctctctctctctctctctctctctctctctctctctctctctctctctctctctctctctctctctctctctctccctctctctctctctccctctctctctctctccctctctctctctctccctctctctctctctccctctctccctctctccctctctccctctctccctctctccctctctccctctctccctctctccctctctccctctctccctctctccctctctccctctctccctctctccctctctccctctctccctctctccctctctccctctctccctctctccctctctccctctctccctccctccctccctccctccctccctccctccccttcagccgAGAGTCACTTCCTCTGCCATTCCCCTTCAATTCCCTTCCAGAGCCATCCGTATCCTTTGGCATGAATGAGGCAACGGCTGATACACGCCATTTTTGTGGCTGTGACCCTCCTCCTCACATGTCCGAAAGGCTGGAAATGTTCCACCGACGGACTAAGGGAGCCGGAATGTGAGCATGGAAGACGGTGTGACTCTTGCAACATGCATTAACCAATATCCTCTTCACTAGGCCGTGAGTcaacttcctctcttcttccatctcttattgtctctctctcttcctctagcgAGATTTTAGCTTATTCGGAATTTAAACGCAATGGTTAATTATCCTAAAatccagtctctctctcgccctccccctcccccctccccctccccctcccccttcctctctccctccctctctctctcctccctctctctctctctctctctctcttcctttcactctctctcttcctttcactctctctcttcctctctccctctctctctctctctctctctctctctctctctctctctctctctctctctctctctctctctctctctctctctctcctcctctctctcctctccttcctctctcctctctctctctctctctctctctctctctctctctctctctctctctctctctctctctctctctctctctctctctctctctctctctctctctccctctctctctctctctctccctcctctctctctctctctcccttcctctctctctctctcccttcctctctctctctctctcccttcctctctctctctctctctcccttcctctctctctctctctctcccttcctctctctctctctctctcccttcctctctctctctctctctctcccttcctctctctctctctctctcccttcctctctctctctctctctctcccttcctctctctctctctctctctctcctttcctctctctctctctctctcttcctctctctctccctccctccctcttctatttaCTTTGACCTACATTCAGCTTCCGGTCTTTGTCCCTAAGTCTCTCCCTTCCCATAAAGActacctttccttctttactcctttctcctttttatcttatttcgcactctccctcctcttcctccctttatggTGCTTTGTCCTTCCAGTGTGCcgtccacacagacacacacacacacacacacacgcacacgcacgcacacgcacaggcacacacacacacgacaacaacaacaacaacaacgacaaaaataataatgataataataacaactacaacacgcCCACCAAAGCGCCGACTGCCGACGTCACCGCCGCAGAACCGCCGGCAGCCGGTAAGAGAACGTGCCCAGCGAACAACACGCCCCTCCATTGACTCCGGAACCGCTCTCGCCCAGTCACGCAAGGATGACACGCGCTCATCTCCGAGGCGGGCAGGCGGGGCACGCGCGGCTGAT
The Penaeus chinensis breed Huanghai No. 1 chromosome 22, ASM1920278v2, whole genome shotgun sequence DNA segment above includes these coding regions:
- the LOC125036857 gene encoding uncharacterized protein LOC125036857 isoform X1 codes for the protein MPSFPFSLRPRPSGTTARVQACWKKPGRRRCQRQPTGDSAVLAQRRSVSRLTWSAAATVPTSADSPSARHADDYDCGRRSCLRNLSGAGAFRLWWGGSVIEPATGMSIRTDKGPQSVNTK
- the LOC125036857 gene encoding uncharacterized protein LOC125036857 isoform X2, with product MPSFPFSLRPRPSGTTARVQACWKKPGRRRCQRQPTGDSAVLAQRRSVSRLTWSAAATVPTSADSPSARHADDYDCGRRWGGSVIEPATGMSIRTDKGPQSVNTK